In Vreelandella piezotolerans, one genomic interval encodes:
- a CDS encoding response regulator transcription factor, which yields MPSANAPTTASSPKASAIAVVDDDDALRESLVWLLESVGLTPRAFASGDAFLTTGHEAFGALLLDVRMPGMSGLQVQQQLVDQGSRLPLIMMTGHGDVPMAVAALKNGAFDFIEKPFNHQQLIDVVQQALSHTEQQRQQTQALARLQTEFDALRPKEQRIVQHVAEGMTSREIADHMGISAKTVEVYRLRAMKAMGAANVAALVRQAVALSLVPALPPDVD from the coding sequence ATGCCCTCGGCTAACGCGCCTACGACTGCCTCTTCGCCTAAGGCTAGCGCCATCGCGGTGGTCGATGACGACGACGCGCTTCGGGAATCGCTGGTGTGGCTATTGGAATCGGTAGGGCTCACCCCCCGCGCTTTCGCCAGCGGTGACGCCTTTTTAACCACGGGGCACGAAGCCTTTGGCGCGCTACTGCTGGACGTGCGCATGCCGGGTATGAGTGGTCTTCAGGTGCAACAACAGCTCGTTGACCAGGGCAGCCGCCTGCCCCTCATCATGATGACCGGTCACGGCGACGTTCCCATGGCGGTGGCAGCATTGAAGAACGGCGCATTCGACTTTATCGAGAAGCCCTTCAATCATCAGCAGCTCATCGATGTAGTGCAGCAAGCGCTCAGCCATACCGAACAGCAGCGTCAACAGACCCAGGCACTGGCACGATTACAAACAGAGTTCGACGCCCTGCGCCCCAAAGAGCAGCGCATCGTGCAGCATGTTGCAGAGGGCATGACCAGCCGTGAAATCGCCGATCACATGGGCATCAGCGCCAAAACCGTCGAGGTCTATCGGCTGCGTGCCATGAAAGCGATGGGGGCAGCCAACGTGGCTGCCTTAGTGCGTCAGGCGGTAGCGCTCTCGTTGGTCCCCGCGTTGCCGCCTGATGTCGACTGA